The proteins below come from a single Biomphalaria glabrata chromosome 10, xgBioGlab47.1, whole genome shotgun sequence genomic window:
- the LOC129928590 gene encoding serine-rich adhesin for platelets-like has product MSFTFDKRQFVKTMFAFFILTYMCVSVGGSGPDDTESSGDDAIQTGVFITTELSESQHNLTVNSLQTPEPTTVIDSKSTTTSNDLDSIKVSFTTAIDSKSTTTSNDLDSIKVSFTTAIDSKSTTTSNDLDSIKVSFTTVNDSKSTTTSNDLDSIKVSFTTVIDSKSTTTSNDLDSIKVSFTTAIDSDVSKFFPITAIDSISEKKSTNCIDLECTTSINLTSYDKSSKTSTETMTPTVNDKSSEFLNSTHQTTTAAGESKSTQVDDISASVTSVATSSAMARHSSGRSLYGETSYTTQSK; this is encoded by the exons ATGAGTTTCACTTTTGACAAG AGGCAGTTCGTCAAGACAATGTTCGCCTTTTTTATACTGACctatatgtgtgtgagtgttggcgGCTCTGGCCCAGATGACACAGAAA GTAGCGGCGATGACGCAATACAAACAGGCGTGTTTATAACAACAGAACTCTCAGAGTCACAACATAACCTGACCGTGAACAGTTTACAAACTCCAGAGCCAACCACAGTCATTGATTCAAAGTCTACCACAACATCGAATGATTTAGATTCAATCAAGGTGTCTTTCACCACAGCCATTGATTCAAAGTCTACCACAACATCGAATGATTTAGATTCAATCAAGGTGTCTTTCACCACAGCCATTGATTCAAAGTCTACCACAACATCGAATGATTTAGATTCAATCAAGGTGTCTTTCACCACAGTCAATGATTCAAAGTCTACCACAACATCGAATGATTTAGATTCAATCAAGGTGTCTTTCACCACAGTCATTGATTCAAAGTCTACCACAACATCGAATGATTTAGATTCAATCAAGGTGTCTTTCACCACAGCTATTGATTCAGATGTAAGCAAGTTTTTTCCCATCACAGCGATTGATTCAATTTCAGAGAAAAAATCTACCAACTGCATTGATTTAGAATGTACTACTTCTATAAATTTAACTTCCTATGATAAGTCTTCAAAAACTAGCACAGAAACAATGACTCCTACAGTGAATGACAAAAGTTCCGAGTTCTTAAACTCCACACATCAAACAACAACTGCAGCAGGAGAATCAAAGTCGACCCAAGTCGATGACATTAGCGCTAGTGTGACTTCGGTTGCAACATCGTCCGCAATGGCCAGACACTCATCGGGAAGATCTCTGTATGGAGAAACATCTTACACTACACAAAGTAAGTAA